Proteins from a single region of Croceicoccus marinus:
- a CDS encoding HNH endonuclease, with product MPTTKRRAAQRRALRWAQADICAGCGAFLPSGKRLPRHHPDTPTFDHVIARSDGGGRTLSNGLLKHQRCNQQRGNKPPTGCDLLWRDLVQARLSMRPRSFKPTFRSGVPNPHSGESAEGRSLMTITEKTT from the coding sequence ATGCCAACGACCAAGCGCCGGGCGGCGCAGCGCCGCGCGCTGCGCTGGGCGCAGGCCGATATTTGCGCGGGATGCGGCGCATTCCTGCCAAGCGGCAAGCGCCTGCCGCGCCATCATCCCGATACCCCGACCTTCGACCACGTGATCGCACGCAGCGATGGGGGAGGGCGCACGCTCTCGAACGGCCTGCTCAAGCACCAGCGCTGCAATCAGCAGCGTGGAAACAAGCCGCCGACAGGATGCGACCTGCTGTGGCGCGATCTCGTGCAGGCCCGGCTCTCGATGCGGCCCCGGAGCTTCAAGCCGACCTTCCGCAGCGGGGTGCCCAATCCGCATAGCGGCGAAAGCGCCGAGGGGCGGAGCCTCATGACTATTACAGAGAAAACAACATGA
- the tnpA gene encoding IS66-like element accessory protein TnpA encodes MGQVTVFSGPERRRRWSDEERLQILSEAFAPGACVAQVCRRHDISSALIYTWRRKLLDAGVEREAELPEALPTPVFAEAVIDEDVMAAGAAEHPAMIIDLPRGKRLSIFAAAPPALVAAALKGLR; translated from the coding sequence ATGGGTCAGGTGACGGTGTTTTCGGGGCCGGAGCGGCGGCGGCGGTGGAGCGATGAGGAGCGGCTGCAGATCCTGTCCGAGGCTTTCGCGCCGGGCGCGTGCGTCGCCCAGGTGTGCCGACGGCACGATATTTCTTCGGCGCTGATCTACACCTGGCGGCGCAAGTTGCTCGATGCAGGCGTGGAGCGGGAAGCAGAGCTGCCCGAGGCACTTCCGACGCCGGTGTTCGCCGAAGCGGTGATCGACGAAGATGTGATGGCGGCCGGCGCTGCCGAGCACCCCGCGATGATCATCGACCTGCCGCGCGGCAAGCGGCTGAGCATTTTCGCGGCGGCACCGCCGGCCCTGGTCGCTGCGGCGCTGAAGGGGCTGCGATGA
- a CDS encoding DUF2779 domain-containing protein encodes MAGLSKSRIAAFEQCPRRLWLQVYRRELADWGEGTEALFAIGNEVGEAACALHPNGVMIEAEPDLAAALETTARLIAEDHPGPLFEATFMHRGVLVRVDVMERLPDGGWHVAEVKSSTAPKDYHVSDLATQVWVLQGCGIDVRSAAIRHVDNRFVLQVPGELDGLLRDADMLGKLGGIIADRDDVVRAAQAVLAREEPQTAPGDHCSSPHDCEFAAHCRRGEPLPPEWPVTVLPRGAGAAWQARGYDDLFDVPADRLSGVNAIVHAATVSGTPHHDRGGAAAEMMQWGWPRAWLDFETIAFAVPRWVGTRPYQQIPFQFSLRLEQEDGTMTHAEFLSTDGTDPRRACAEALIEQIPAGAAIIAYHAPFERSVLRYLAGCFPDLSAELQDMAERCADLLPITRRHWYHRDQRGSWSIKKVLPTMADLNYASLEVKDGGDAQGVYLEAIDPATDPDRRLLLREALLAYCERDTWAMVLVARRLLVESV; translated from the coding sequence ATGGCGGGGCTCTCCAAATCCCGCATTGCGGCCTTCGAGCAATGCCCGCGCCGGCTCTGGCTTCAGGTCTACCGCCGCGAGCTTGCTGATTGGGGCGAGGGGACCGAAGCGCTGTTCGCCATCGGCAACGAAGTGGGCGAGGCGGCTTGCGCGCTGCACCCGAATGGCGTCATGATCGAGGCCGAGCCGGATCTGGCTGCAGCGCTGGAAACCACCGCACGCCTGATCGCAGAGGACCATCCCGGCCCGCTGTTCGAGGCGACCTTCATGCACCGCGGCGTGCTCGTCAGGGTCGATGTGATGGAGCGGCTGCCGGATGGTGGCTGGCATGTCGCGGAAGTGAAGAGCTCGACCGCGCCCAAGGACTACCACGTGAGCGACCTGGCGACGCAGGTCTGGGTACTGCAGGGCTGCGGTATCGATGTCCGCTCGGCCGCGATCCGCCACGTGGACAACCGGTTCGTGCTGCAGGTTCCCGGCGAACTGGACGGGCTCTTGCGCGATGCGGACATGCTGGGGAAGCTGGGCGGGATCATTGCGGACCGCGATGATGTGGTTCGCGCTGCGCAGGCGGTGCTGGCGAGGGAGGAGCCGCAGACTGCGCCGGGCGATCATTGCAGCAGCCCGCATGATTGTGAATTCGCCGCTCACTGCCGCAGGGGAGAGCCGCTGCCACCGGAATGGCCGGTGACGGTGCTGCCGCGCGGGGCAGGGGCCGCATGGCAAGCGCGCGGCTATGACGATCTGTTCGATGTCCCGGCAGACCGTTTGTCAGGTGTGAACGCCATCGTCCACGCGGCAACGGTCAGCGGCACACCCCACCATGACCGCGGCGGTGCCGCGGCCGAGATGATGCAATGGGGCTGGCCGCGGGCGTGGCTGGATTTCGAGACCATTGCCTTTGCCGTCCCCCGCTGGGTCGGCACGCGTCCCTATCAGCAGATCCCGTTCCAGTTCTCGCTCCGCCTCGAACAGGAAGACGGCACGATGACCCATGCCGAATTCTTGTCCACCGATGGGACCGATCCGCGGCGTGCGTGCGCCGAAGCGCTCATCGAGCAGATCCCGGCAGGCGCCGCCATCATCGCCTACCACGCTCCGTTTGAACGCAGCGTTCTGCGCTATCTTGCCGGTTGTTTTCCGGACTTGTCCGCTGAATTGCAGGACATGGCCGAGCGCTGCGCCGACCTTCTGCCGATTACCCGCAGGCACTGGTACCACCGCGACCAGCGTGGAAGCTGGTCGATCAAGAAGGTGCTCCCGACGATGGCTGACCTTAACTATGCCTCTCTTGAAGTGAAGGACGGCGGCGATGCGCAGGGTGTCTATCTCGAAGCGATCGACCCTGCCACCGATCCGGACCGCCGCCTGCTGCTGCGCGAAGCCTTGCTGGCCTATTGCGAGCGCGACACTTGGGCGATGGTGCTGGTGGCGCGCAGACTTCTCGTTGAGAGCGTGTGA
- a CDS encoding IS5 family transposase, which yields MQPRSLFSLAEHLDRLSKDGDPLEVLAGTVDFERFRPLLTRGLGYSNGAKGGRPPFDPVAMFKVLVVQAQHNLSDARMEFMIRDRLSWMRFFGFDLGGAMPDENTIRHYRNRLTGSGTLEALMQAFERQLHEAGYLAMGGQIVDATLVPAPKQRNTEDEKAAIKAGKSAKQIWRGKPNKAHQKDVDARWTVKIGGKIRYRPDGTPLPQIATPVFGYKSHISIDRRFGFIRRAAVTSAAHSDGRQLRCVIDTSNTASDVWADSAYRSQKNETWLARNMLTSRIHRRKPKGKPMPERIARANAAKSAVRAKVEHVFAHQKNRYGLFIRTIGLARAQAKLTLANLVYNFDRLIFHERRAATG from the coding sequence ATGCAGCCACGCAGCCTGTTTTCGCTGGCGGAGCACCTAGACCGGCTGAGCAAGGACGGCGATCCGCTCGAGGTTTTGGCGGGCACGGTGGATTTCGAGCGTTTCCGGCCGCTACTGACCCGCGGCCTAGGGTATAGCAACGGCGCAAAAGGCGGTCGGCCGCCGTTCGATCCGGTCGCGATGTTCAAGGTGCTGGTGGTTCAGGCACAGCATAATCTGTCGGATGCGCGCATGGAGTTCATGATCCGCGATCGCTTGAGCTGGATGCGCTTTTTCGGCTTCGATCTGGGTGGCGCGATGCCCGACGAGAACACCATCCGTCACTATCGCAACCGGCTAACCGGGAGCGGGACGCTCGAGGCATTGATGCAGGCGTTCGAGCGGCAACTGCACGAGGCAGGTTATCTCGCCATGGGCGGCCAGATCGTGGATGCCACGCTGGTGCCCGCGCCCAAGCAGCGCAACACCGAGGACGAGAAGGCCGCCATCAAGGCGGGCAAGTCGGCGAAGCAGATCTGGCGCGGCAAGCCAAACAAGGCGCACCAGAAGGATGTCGACGCGCGCTGGACGGTGAAGATCGGCGGCAAGATCCGATATCGCCCGGATGGGACACCGCTGCCGCAGATCGCCACGCCGGTGTTCGGTTACAAATCCCATATCAGCATCGACCGCCGCTTCGGCTTTATTCGCAGGGCAGCGGTGACATCGGCGGCGCATAGCGACGGGCGTCAGTTGCGCTGCGTGATCGACACCAGCAACACCGCCAGCGACGTCTGGGCCGACAGCGCCTATCGCAGCCAGAAGAACGAGACATGGCTGGCGCGCAACATGCTCACGAGCCGCATCCATCGCAGAAAGCCCAAGGGCAAACCGATGCCCGAGCGCATCGCGCGCGCCAATGCCGCGAAATCGGCCGTGCGGGCCAAGGTGGAGCACGTCTTTGCGCACCAGAAGAATCGCTATGGTCTATTCATCCGGACCATTGGGCTCGCCAGGGCGCAGGCCAAACTTACGCTGGCCAACCTGGTCTACAATTTCGACCGCCTGATCTTCCACGAGCGGCGGGCAGCCACAGGATAG
- a CDS encoding IS5 family transposase has protein sequence MWTDTTRALYARAELALPSDLTDAEWAVLEPFFPPPSHVGRPRKWPLRRIVEAILYLLRGGLPWRMLPPCFPPVSTVRRWFYLWRDNRLWLSLNHVLLLIGREAVGREASPSAGVIDSQSVKTTESGGPRGYDAGKKIKGRKRHILTDTDGNLVHAVIHTADIQDRDGAPLVLAEIIHRFPWLRHVFADGGYAGDKLRQALRRVGKWTIEIVKRSDKAKGFVVLPRRWAVERTLAWLNRNRRLAKDFEQTIASATAWLFIASIQLLTRRITRL, from the coding sequence ATGTGGACCGACACCACTCGCGCACTGTATGCCCGCGCGGAACTGGCATTGCCAAGTGATTTGACCGATGCCGAATGGGCGGTGCTGGAGCCGTTCTTCCCGCCACCTTCTCATGTTGGCCGCCCTCGCAAGTGGCCGCTGCGGCGGATTGTCGAAGCGATCCTGTATCTGCTGCGGGGCGGACTGCCATGGCGGATGCTACCGCCCTGCTTTCCGCCAGTCTCGACGGTGCGGCGCTGGTTCTACCTGTGGCGTGATAACAGGCTGTGGCTGTCGCTCAATCATGTCCTGTTGCTGATCGGGCGCGAAGCTGTAGGCCGCGAGGCGTCGCCAAGCGCCGGAGTGATCGACAGCCAGAGCGTCAAAACCACGGAAAGTGGCGGCCCACGGGGCTATGACGCAGGCAAGAAGATCAAGGGACGCAAGCGCCACATCCTCACCGACACCGATGGAAATCTCGTTCATGCGGTAATCCACACCGCCGACATCCAGGATCGTGATGGCGCACCGCTGGTGCTCGCCGAAATCATCCATCGCTTCCCGTGGCTACGGCATGTCTTCGCCGATGGCGGATATGCTGGCGACAAGCTCCGTCAGGCGTTGCGCAGGGTTGGTAAGTGGACCATCGAAATCGTCAAACGGTCCGACAAAGCAAAGGGCTTTGTGGTTCTCCCACGCCGCTGGGCTGTCGAGCGCACTTTGGCATGGCTCAACCGAAACCGGCGTCTCGCAAAGGACTTCGAGCAGACCATCGCCTCGGCAACCGCGTGGCTGTTCATCGCATCGATCCAGCTCCTCACGCGCCGCATCACAAGGCTATGA
- a CDS encoding type II toxin-antitoxin system HipA family toxin has translation MNIQILDRLAVLWGERLAGELALDRNGAMQFAYAESWLRDPQALPISYSLPLQAEPFEGRACNPFFENLLPEEWQREAAARALGISSGNPFRLLKALGGDTAGALTLWPADQPVPFGPSANAPVPLDNAEFVDLFDRMARTPMLAGEGTRYSLAGAQSKLPVVLAHNRIALASPGQATTHIIKPEPERFPGLAANEAFCLTLAKSIGLNAAEAEWRSIGGRAFLLVSRYDRITESGTTRRLHQEDFAQALGVLSSKKYASDGGPVFRDCFDLVRRAATDPETEILKLIDAALFNLVTGNADAHAKNFSLLRKANGEVALAPLYDLVSTIVWPELSNRFAMKYGRARALEDMSTGSFERFAADAGVDFQIVRERGASLCERIMRSVEAGLETPGLTDRSAVSALAVLIHDRAGRVSLKLV, from the coding sequence ATGAATATTCAGATCCTGGACCGCCTCGCGGTCCTGTGGGGCGAACGCCTCGCCGGTGAACTCGCGCTCGATCGTAATGGCGCCATGCAATTTGCCTATGCCGAAAGCTGGCTTCGCGATCCGCAAGCGCTGCCAATCTCCTACTCGCTGCCCTTGCAAGCAGAACCGTTCGAAGGCCGTGCCTGCAATCCGTTCTTCGAGAACCTGCTGCCCGAGGAATGGCAGCGCGAGGCCGCAGCCCGCGCGCTGGGTATCTCGTCGGGCAATCCGTTCCGATTGCTGAAGGCACTGGGCGGTGACACGGCGGGGGCACTGACGCTCTGGCCCGCCGATCAGCCCGTGCCCTTCGGTCCGAGTGCAAACGCCCCAGTCCCTCTGGATAATGCCGAATTTGTCGATCTGTTCGACCGCATGGCGCGAACCCCCATGCTGGCAGGGGAGGGGACCCGCTACAGCCTGGCCGGCGCGCAGAGCAAGCTGCCGGTCGTGCTGGCTCATAACCGTATCGCACTGGCATCACCGGGGCAGGCGACCACCCATATCATCAAGCCCGAACCTGAGAGGTTCCCGGGACTGGCGGCGAACGAGGCGTTCTGTCTGACCTTGGCGAAAAGCATCGGCCTAAACGCAGCAGAAGCCGAATGGCGTTCGATCGGCGGCAGGGCTTTCCTGCTCGTGTCGCGCTATGACCGGATCACCGAAAGCGGAACGACACGGCGCTTGCACCAGGAAGACTTCGCGCAGGCGTTGGGTGTTCTTTCCTCGAAGAAATATGCAAGCGATGGCGGGCCGGTGTTCCGGGATTGCTTCGATCTCGTCAGGCGCGCCGCGACAGATCCCGAGACGGAAATTCTCAAGCTGATCGATGCTGCGCTCTTCAATCTCGTCACTGGCAATGCCGATGCGCATGCCAAGAACTTCAGCCTGTTGCGTAAAGCGAACGGAGAGGTGGCACTCGCGCCGCTCTACGATCTGGTATCGACCATTGTTTGGCCTGAGCTGTCGAACAGGTTCGCGATGAAGTACGGGCGGGCGAGGGCGCTCGAAGACATGTCGACCGGCAGCTTCGAGCGCTTCGCTGCCGATGCGGGTGTGGACTTCCAGATAGTCCGGGAACGCGGTGCTTCGCTTTGCGAGCGTATCATGCGCAGCGTCGAAGCGGGTTTGGAGACGCCAGGTCTGACCGATCGATCGGCTGTTTCGGCTCTGGCTGTCCTCATCCACGATCGCGCCGGGCGAGTATCGCTGAAACTCGTGTGA